A genomic window from Anticarsia gemmatalis isolate Benzon Research Colony breed Stoneville strain chromosome 24, ilAntGemm2 primary, whole genome shotgun sequence includes:
- the LOC142983587 gene encoding uncharacterized protein LOC142983587, producing the protein MKSFIVLLVCVAAVTCKPTSSDDDVIGSVVGVVKSCAEEDVWMCIKEKSLRFVENAASARELKLADGLTIYNVGNTRSARSYEPLPEEPQARENQVESRLVDAAADFMENHVIQLRMPKATVDDMKRSLEEGRGKKKKLKQLMPILALLQLKIQSLIPLFLGIIAFAAIKGLMLAKAALLASALVLLKKLLSKGEHHESYEVVAHPHHEEHFSHGGGGHGGWGRSAQDAQNLAYSAYSN; encoded by the exons ATGAAGAGCTTCATAGTACTCTTAGTGTGTGTGGCAGCAGTTACCTGCAAGCCTACGAGTTCAGACGATGACGTCATCGGCTCCGTTGTTGGTGTCGTCAAGAGTTGTGCTGAAGAAGATGTCTGGATGTGTATCAAG GAAAAATCACTCCGATTTGTCGAAAACGCCGCTTCAGCACGCGAACTGAAATTGGCTGACGGTCTCACCATCTACAATGTTGGAAACACACGCTCTGCGAGGTCCTATGAGCCTCTCCCTGAAGAGCCTCAGGCTAGGGAGAACCAGGTGGAGTCCAGGCTAGTGGACGCTGCTGCTGACTTCATGGAAAACCATGTCATCCAGCTCCGTATGCCTAAAGCCACCGTTGACGATATGAAGAGATCCCTTGAGGAGG GCCGTGGCAAGAAGAAGAAGCTGAAGCAGCTGATGCCCATCCTCGCTCTCCTCCAACTGAAGATCCAGTCCCTCATTCCTCTGTTCCTCGGTATCATCGCTTTCGCCGCCATCAAGGGTCTGATGCTCGCCAAGGCTGCTCTCCTCGCCTCCGCTCTGGTCCTCCTCAAGAAGCTCCTCTCCAAGGGTGAACACCACGAGAGCTACGAAGTCGTTGCACACCCTCACCATGAAGAACACTTCAGCCACGGTGGTGGCGGCCATGGTGGATGGGGCAGGTCTGCTCAAGACGCCCAAAACCTGGCCTACAGCGCCTACTCCAACTAA